The proteins below are encoded in one region of Lactuca sativa cultivar Salinas chromosome 3, Lsat_Salinas_v11, whole genome shotgun sequence:
- the LOC111907312 gene encoding receptor-like protein EIX1 produces the protein MFSICFGEILDLHESLYGAIPEAFGRLSNLIDIDLSHSRLTSPIPESLGRLRFLEVLDLSYNQIKGLIPTFLGKLHKLDLSFNQLNGSIPESIGKLATLTDLDLEFNWLTGSIPTSLGRLGSLRKFLVGSNLLNGTIPVSIGELSKLHSLDIANNSLQGVLSEAHFSNLAVLKELYASSNKLKFIVSREWVPPFQLESLELSSCNIGSGFPQWLQNQRKLELLVLSNATISGPLPTWL, from the coding sequence atgtTCTCAATATGCTTTGGAGAGATATTGGATTTACATGAGAGTTTGTATGGTGCAATTCCAGAAGCATTTGGAAGATTGTCAAATCTAATAGATATAGATCTATCACATAGCAGATTGACAAGTCCAATCCCTGAATCTCTAGGAAGATTAAGGTTTTTAGAAGTATTAGATCTATCCTATAACCAGATAAAAGGTCTCATTCCAACATTTCTTGGGAAACTTCACAAACTTGACCTTTCTTTTAATCAATTGAATGGTTCAATTCCAGAATCCATTGGAAAGTTAGCAACCTTAACAGATCTGGATCTAGAATTCAATTGGTTAACTGGCTCCATCCCAACATCTTTAGGAAGACTTGGTTCATTACGAAAATTTTTGGTTGGTTCAAATTTGTTAAATGGGACTATTCCGGTTTCAATTGGGGAACTTTCCAAACTCCATTCTCTAGATATCGCTAACAATTCTTTACAAGGAGTATTGTCTGAAGCCCATTTTTCTAACCTTGCGGTGTTGAAGGAGTTGTATGCTTCTTCTAACAAATTGAAATTCATTGTTTCACGTGAGTGGGTCCCTCCATTCCAATTAGAAAGTCTTGAACTCAGTTCTTGCAATATCGGAAGTGGATTTCCGCAATGGCTTCAAAATCAAAGGAAACTTGAGCTGTTAGTGTTGTCCAATGCTACAATTTCGGGACCTCTCCCCACCTGGCTATAG
- the LOC111907313 gene encoding receptor-like protein EIX2: MNISFLDLSHNKLSGPLTNLPSGGISRVLFLEDNLFSESIPRSLCRRTNLQFLDLSKNRLTGRIPKCLENLKTLATMIFSSNQLSGVIPSSVALTSLCRLNLNDNNFTGELPLELGNLRCLNVLDLGDNRFTGNIPKWIGENLTSLMVLRLRRNNFTGRIPESLCISSNLRILDVSHNNLTGTIPRCLGELSAMVEINPLPWYSGSIDYDENVIQAMKGADLEYTTNWELVYNMDLSSNKLVGEIPLELTALCTLMGLNLSNNHLRGSIPGNIGNMKNLESLDFSNNELIGMIPSSMAGLNFLSHLNLSHNNFSGRVPTGSQLQTLIDPSIYDGNKDLCGPPLPKSCSNHQGPTTVEPTKIHQYKLEKEAFHVC; the protein is encoded by the exons ATGAACATTTCTTTCTTAGATCTTTCTCACAACAAACTTAGTGGACCTTTGACAAACCTTCCTAGTGGAGGAATTTCTCGTGTATTATTTCTAGAAGATAACCTTTTCAGTGAGTCGATTCCAAGGTCATTGTGCAGAAGGACAAATTTGCAATTTCTTGATCTTTCGAAAAATAGGTTAACTGGGAGAATTCCGAAGTGCCTTGAGAATTTGAAAACTTTGGCTACAATGATATTTAGCTCAAATCAGCTGTCTGGTGTCATTCCGAGCTCTGTAGCCCTTACATCGTTATGCCGGTTAAACTTGAATGACAACAACTTTACAGGTGAACTTCCTCTAGAATTGGGGAATTTACGATGTTTAAATGTTTTAGATTTGGGTGATAATAGATTCACTGGGAATATACCCAAGTGGATAGGAGAAAACCTTACGTCATTGATGGTTTTAAGGTTACGTAGAAATAACTTCACCGGTAGAATTCCTGAATCTTTATGCATATCTTCAAATCTTCGAATTTTGGATGTTTCACACAACAATTTAACGGGTACTATCCCTCGTTGTTTAGGAGAGTTGAGTGCCATGGTTGAAATCAACCCATTACCTTGGTATTCTGGAAGTATCGATTATGATGAGAATGTAATTCAAGCCATGAAAGGTGCTGATCTTGAATATACAACAAATTGGGAATTAGTTTATAACATGGATCTTTCAAGCAATAAACTTGTCGGAGAAATACCGCTTGAGCTAACTGCACTTTGTACATTGATGGGTCTcaatttgtctaataatcatctcAGAGGCAGTATTCCAGgcaacattggaaacatgaagaacTTAGAATCTCTGGATTTCTCCAACAACGAGTTGATAGGAATGATCCCTTCAAGCATGGCAGGTTTGAactttttgagccatttgaatCTGTCACACAATAATTTTTCAGGACGAGTTCCTACAGGAAGTCAACTGCAGACTCTTATTGATCCATCCATATATGATGGGAACAAAGATCTATGTGGACCTCCATTGCCAAAGAGTTGCtcaaatcatcaaggcccaacaaCTGTTGAGCCCACGAAGATCCATCAATACAAAT TGGAGAAGGAAGCTTTTCATGTTTGTTGA
- the LOC111907337 gene encoding receptor-like protein EIX2, with amino-acid sequence MSVVCSKKEQLALLKFKHNVKDDYEMLSSWVGNDCCRWERIQCDVVTGEVESLNLRGNKAYSYDDQGYQYLVGNEVNSSLAELRRLKYLDLSANSFGGSRIPEFIGSLKHLRLMTDDVAWTFRLLSLEHLDLSAFDLSRTKNWDMLLYMIPSLKELCLSSCQLSNADVRPFLNSSKILPNIKHLDLSKNYFKGPLPGFFQNMTSLAFLDISHFNISLTCMELRTLAKLDPFFIRASFVKL; translated from the exons ATGAGTGTCGTTTGCTCTAAGAAAGAGCAACTTGCTCTTCTCAAGTTCAAACACAATGTCAAAGATGACTATGAAATGTTGTCATCATGGGTTGGCAATGACTGTTGCAGGTGGGAAAGAATCCAGTGTGATGTTGTCACTGGAGAAGTCGAAAGCCTTAATCTTAGAGGAAACAAAGCATATTCATACGATGATCAAGGCTACCAGTACTTGGTTGGTAATGAGGTGAACTCTTCATTGGCAGAGTTGAGGCGTCTCAAATACTTGGACTTAAGTGCGAATTCATTTGGAGGAAGTCGGATCCCTGAGTTCATTGGATCTTTGAAACACCTGAG GCTGATGACAGATGATGTGGCATGGACTTTTCGTCTTTTGTCACTTGAGCATCTCGATTTGAGTGCATTTGATCTTAGTAGAACAAAAAACTGGGACATGTTGCTTTACATGATTCCTTCGTTGAAAGAACTATGTTTGTCATCTTGTCAACTTTCCAATGCCGATGTTCGTCCTTTTCTTAATTCGAGTAAAATACTTCCCAACATCAAACACCTGGATCTTAGCAAAAATTATTTCAAAGGTCCACTCCCTGGATTTTTTCAAAATATGACATCCCTAGCGTTCCTTGATATTTCACACTTCAATATTAGTCTGACATGCATGGAACTTCGCACACTTGCTAAACTTGATCCCTTCTTTATCAGAGCTTCATTTGTCAAGTTGTGA